The genomic window CCGATCAGGTCGTCGTGCGCGATCGGCCCCTTGTGGGAGTGGAACAGCTTGCCCGGCTCGAGCGTGATCGTGTGCAGGCGCCCCTTGGGGCCCGTCAGCTGCACGCGGTCGCCCGGGCGGAACGGCCCGCTCGCCTCGCCGCGGCTCATGCGCGGGTCCACGCGTCGGCGGCGACCTCGGCGACGTCGTCGAGCGAGCGGCCGTCGAGCGTCGGCCAGACCACGTCGGACGGGGCGTCGTCGAGCGGGAGCATGTGCGGCACGCCGATCGCGACCGCACCGGCGGCGGTCGCCGAGGCGAGCCCGGTCGGCGAGTCCTCGATCGCGACGCAGTCGGCGATGTCGACGCCGAGCCGCGCCGCCGCGGTCAGGTACGGCTCGGGATGCGGCTTCGGCGCGGCGACCTCGTCGCCCGTCACGAGCTCGTCGAACGCGGCGAACGGGATCGCCGCCACGATGTCCTCGGCCATCGAACGGATGGACATGGTCACGAGCGCGGTCGGGACGCCCGCATCGCGCACGGACTTCAGCAGCGCCTGCGCGCCCGGCTGCCACGGCACCCCGTGCTGCGCGAGCTGCTCGCGCACGCGCTCGGTGAGCCGCTGGACGATCTCGTCGGCCGGCAGGTCGACGCCCGCGCGCTGGAAGACCGCCGCGGCGTCCCAGAGGCCCGCGCCGACGACCTGCAGCGCGTCCTCCTCGGTCCAGGAACCGCCGAACTCGCGGATGAGCTCGATCTCGGCTCGCAT from Agromyces aurantiacus includes these protein-coding regions:
- a CDS encoding HAD family hydrolase; this encodes MTKRLPAAVLWDMDGTLVDTEPYWMRAEIELIREFGGSWTEEDALQVVGAGLWDAAAVFQRAGVDLPADEIVQRLTERVREQLAQHGVPWQPGAQALLKSVRDAGVPTALVTMSIRSMAEDIVAAIPFAAFDELVTGDEVAAPKPHPEPYLTAAARLGVDIADCVAIEDSPTGLASATAAGAVAIGVPHMLPLDDAPSDVVWPTLDGRSLDDVAEVAADAWTRA